From a region of the Mercurialis annua linkage group LG1-X, ddMerAnnu1.2, whole genome shotgun sequence genome:
- the LOC126662716 gene encoding heptahelical transmembrane protein 3 isoform X1 — translation MRRNNQGKTAKMTTKTEAIKKKKEEKFERNLVKYKELPEYLQDNEFILDYYRCEWPLKDALFSFFTLHNESLNIWTHVVGFLIFLGLMMMSFMENTQFGSFRNVEWFLHSRSQVYDPLMNMMRSSSQPLNVSGNNHFFPDSQYLRHISFQSLLQIHNQDGTEAIPRWPWFVFLSGAMGCLICSSVSHLLACHSKRFSLFFWRLDYAGISLMIVCSFFPPIYYAFYCNPFPRIFYITSITVVGILAMITLLAPAFSSARYRPFRATLFLFMGLSGVIPAVHVVCLHWGNPHIYVSLGYELLMGLLYAIGVGFYVSRVPERWKPGAFDIAGHSHQIFHVLVVLAALSHTAATLVILDFRKRSPACTF, via the exons ATGAGGAGAAATAATCAAGGAAAAACGGCAAAGATGACGACGAAAACAGAGGCGattaagaagaagaaggaggagaaaTTTGAACGGAACTTAGTGAAATACAAAGAGTTACCGGAATATTTGCAAGATAATGAGTTTATATTGGATTATTATCGATGCGAGTGGCCATTAAAAGACGCTTTATTCAGCTTCTTTACATTGCATAACGAATCGCTAAACATCTGGAC GCACGTCGTtggatttttgatatttttgggaTTAATGATGATGAGTTTTATGGAGAATACACAGTTCGGAAGCTTCag AAATGTGGAATGGTTTTTACACAGCAGAAGCCAAGTTTATGATCCTTTGATGAATATGATGAGAAGTAGTAGTCAGCCACTTAATGTCTCCGGTAACAATCATTTTTTTCCG GATTCACAGTACCTGAGACACATTTCATTTCAGTCATTACTTCAAATCCATAATCAAGACGGAACTGAAGCTATTCCGAGATGGCCATGGTTTGTTTTCTTGTCGGGGGCAATGGGATGCTTAATTTGCAGCTCAGTTTCTCATCTCCTTGCTTGtcattccaagcgtttcagcctTTTCTTTTGGCGCCTGGATTACGCCGGAATTTCTCTTATGATTGTTTGCTCATTCTTTCCTCCAATCTATTATGCATTTTACTGCAACCCTTTTCCGCGTATCTTTTACATTACTTCCATAACTGTCGTCGGCATTCTTGCGATGATTACGCTCCTTGCGCCTGCTTTCTCTTCTGCTCGTTACAGACCTTTCCGGGCTACCCTGTTTCTCTTCATGGGATTATCAGGTGTTATTCCTGCAGTTCATGTAGTTTGTCTCCACTGGGGCAATCCACATATATATGTATCACTCGGCTACGAGCTTCTTATGGGCCTTTTATATGCTATTGGAGTCGGATTTTACGTTAGCAGAGTACCTGAACGCTGGAAACCTGGGGCTTTTGACATTGCAGGACACAGCCATCAGATTTTTCATGTTCTTGTTGTTCTAGCTGCCCTTTCTCATACTGCTGCTACACTTGTAATTCTGGATTTTCGCAAAAGATCTCCTGCCTGTACATTTTAG
- the LOC126666259 gene encoding histone-lysine N-methyltransferase ASHR3 isoform X2 — protein sequence MPDLGNAMSLTLTRCSSLENHQLDLPSTTATAAIQSPVKTLVKDFDCNWEQQNQNQNSLLLPCNVNNSIKVLKRKKAGASGSGNGNCNGNGKCLEDYVRAWNQNKLDSGVSLSRCFLPFLVSAKKIAECRVCHHFIFPEEEVSCSVRNCGVVYHFVCAKETFHISNRKNFKCPQHACFVCRQNFHWRCVRCSMASHDKCGPWPDKVIHLTEQPRRAVCWRHPTDWRLDKKHLIPASDIEEVFSRLPLPYIEEEFKIDTTWKFLIENNLEPPPYVHIRRNVYLVKKKRDDADNDVGCTNCSSCCENCVCRVQCISCSRACRCSGNCTNRPFRRDKKIKIVKTEYCGWGVEAAELINKGEFVIEYIGEVIDDRLCEQRLWDMKYKGVQNFYMCEIRKDFTIDATFKGNTSRFLNHGCDPNCILEKWQVEGETRVGVFAARAIKVGEPLTYDYRIVLQCYEQIFSYVICDL from the exons ATGCCAGATTTGGGAAATGCAATGTCTCTCACTCTCACGCGCTGCTCTTCTCTCGAGAATCATCAATTAGATTTACCATCAACAACGGCAACGGCAGCAATTCAATCTCCGGTCAAAACCCTAGTCAAAGACTTTGACTGCAATTGGGAGCAGCAAAACCAGAATCAGAACTCTCTACTACTTCCTTGCAATGTTAACAATTCAATTAAGGTTTTAAAGCGGAAGAAAGCAGGAGCAAGTGGTAGTGGTAATGGCAACTGTAACGGTAACGGTAAATGTTTGGAGGATTACGTTAGGGCTTGGAATCAGAACAAATTGGACTCTGGCGTCTCCCTCTCCCGTTGCTTCCTTCCTTTCCTCGTTTCCGCTAAGAAAATC GCTGAATGTCGTGTTTGTCATCACTTTATCTTCCCCGAGGAAGAGGTATCATGCTCGGTTCGTAACTGTGGAGTAGTTTATCACTTTGTATGTGCAAaggaaacatttcacatttccAATCGAAAGAACTTTAAGTGTCCACAACAT GCATGCTTTGTTTGCAGACAGAATTTTCATTGGCGGTGTGTGCGATGCTCAATGGCATCACATGATAAATGTGGTCCATGGCCAGATAAAGTAATTCATTTGACAGAGCAACCCAGACGGGCAGTATGTTGGAGGCATCCAACTGACTGGCGGCTGGATAAGAAG CATTTAATCCCAGCAAGTGATATTGAG GAAGTATTTTCTCGCTTGCCTCTACCATATATTGAGGAGGAGTTTAAGATCGACACAACATGGAAATTTCTGATTGAGAATAATTTAGAGCCACCTCCCTACGTGCATATCAGGCGCA ATGTTTATCTTGTCAAAAAGAAGCGTGATGATGCTGATAATGACGTGGGATGTACAAATTGTAGTTCATGTTGTGAGAACTGTGTATGCAG GGTTCAATGCATAAGCTGCTCAAGGGCTTGCCGTTGCTCTGGAAATTGCACCAACAGGCCATTTCGAAGggataaaaagattaaaattgtCAAG ACTGAATATTGTGGTTGGGGAGTAGAGGCAGCTGAGCTGATAAACAAGGGCGAATTTGTAATTGAGTATATTGGCGAAG TAATTGATGATAGACTCTGTGAACAAAGGCTTTGGGACATGAAATACAAAGGTGTGCAGAACTTCTACATGTGTGAAATTCGTAAAGACTTCACAATTGATGCAACTTTTAAGGGAAATACATCTCGTTTTCTAAATCACGGTTGTGATCCCAACTGTATTCTGGAAAAATG GCAGGTAGAGGGAGAGACACGAGTAGGTGTATTTGCTGCTCGTGCGATTAAAGTTGGGGAACCATTGACTTATGATTACAG GATAGTTCTTCAATGCTATGAGCAAATATTTAGTTATGTAATATGCGATCTTTAG
- the LOC126662716 gene encoding heptahelical transmembrane protein 3 isoform X3, which produces MRRNNQGKTAKMTTKTEAIKKKKEEKFERNLVKYKELPEYLQDNEFILDYYRCEWPLKDALFSFFTLHNESLNIWTHVVGFLIFLGLMMMSFMENTQFGSFRSQVYDPLMNMMRSSSQPLNVSGNNHFFPDSQYLRHISFQSLLQIHNQDGTEAIPRWPWFVFLSGAMGCLICSSVSHLLACHSKRFSLFFWRLDYAGISLMIVCSFFPPIYYAFYCNPFPRIFYITSITVVGILAMITLLAPAFSSARYRPFRATLFLFMGLSGVIPAVHVVCLHWGNPHIYVSLGYELLMGLLYAIGVGFYVSRVPERWKPGAFDIAGHSHQIFHVLVVLAALSHTAATLVILDFRKRSPACTF; this is translated from the exons ATGAGGAGAAATAATCAAGGAAAAACGGCAAAGATGACGACGAAAACAGAGGCGattaagaagaagaaggaggagaaaTTTGAACGGAACTTAGTGAAATACAAAGAGTTACCGGAATATTTGCAAGATAATGAGTTTATATTGGATTATTATCGATGCGAGTGGCCATTAAAAGACGCTTTATTCAGCTTCTTTACATTGCATAACGAATCGCTAAACATCTGGAC GCACGTCGTtggatttttgatatttttgggaTTAATGATGATGAGTTTTATGGAGAATACACAGTTCGGAAGCTTCag AAGCCAAGTTTATGATCCTTTGATGAATATGATGAGAAGTAGTAGTCAGCCACTTAATGTCTCCGGTAACAATCATTTTTTTCCG GATTCACAGTACCTGAGACACATTTCATTTCAGTCATTACTTCAAATCCATAATCAAGACGGAACTGAAGCTATTCCGAGATGGCCATGGTTTGTTTTCTTGTCGGGGGCAATGGGATGCTTAATTTGCAGCTCAGTTTCTCATCTCCTTGCTTGtcattccaagcgtttcagcctTTTCTTTTGGCGCCTGGATTACGCCGGAATTTCTCTTATGATTGTTTGCTCATTCTTTCCTCCAATCTATTATGCATTTTACTGCAACCCTTTTCCGCGTATCTTTTACATTACTTCCATAACTGTCGTCGGCATTCTTGCGATGATTACGCTCCTTGCGCCTGCTTTCTCTTCTGCTCGTTACAGACCTTTCCGGGCTACCCTGTTTCTCTTCATGGGATTATCAGGTGTTATTCCTGCAGTTCATGTAGTTTGTCTCCACTGGGGCAATCCACATATATATGTATCACTCGGCTACGAGCTTCTTATGGGCCTTTTATATGCTATTGGAGTCGGATTTTACGTTAGCAGAGTACCTGAACGCTGGAAACCTGGGGCTTTTGACATTGCAGGACACAGCCATCAGATTTTTCATGTTCTTGTTGTTCTAGCTGCCCTTTCTCATACTGCTGCTACACTTGTAATTCTGGATTTTCGCAAAAGATCTCCTGCCTGTACATTTTAG
- the LOC126666259 gene encoding histone-lysine N-methyltransferase ASHR3 isoform X3, translating to MPDLGNAMSLTLTRCSSLENHQLDLPSTTATAAIQSPVKTLVKDFDCNWEQQNQNQNSLLLPCNVNNSIKVLKRKKAGASGSGNGNCNGNGKCLEDYVRAWNQNKLDSGVSLSRCFLPFLVSAKKIAECRVCHHFIFPEEEVSCSVRNCGVVYHFVCAKETFHISNRKNFKCPQHACFVCRQNFHWRCVRCSMASHDKCGPWPDKVIHLTEQPRRAVCWRHPTDWRLDKKHLIPASDIEEVFSRLPLPYIEEEFKIDTTWKFLIENNLEPPPYVHIRRNVYLVKKKRDDADNDVGCTNCSSCCENCVCRVQCISCSRACRCSGNCTNRPFRRDKKIKIVKTEYCGWGVEAAELINKGEFVIEYIGEVIDDRLCEQRLWDMKYKGVQNFYMCEIRKDFTIDATFKGNTSRFLNHGCDPNCILEKW from the exons ATGCCAGATTTGGGAAATGCAATGTCTCTCACTCTCACGCGCTGCTCTTCTCTCGAGAATCATCAATTAGATTTACCATCAACAACGGCAACGGCAGCAATTCAATCTCCGGTCAAAACCCTAGTCAAAGACTTTGACTGCAATTGGGAGCAGCAAAACCAGAATCAGAACTCTCTACTACTTCCTTGCAATGTTAACAATTCAATTAAGGTTTTAAAGCGGAAGAAAGCAGGAGCAAGTGGTAGTGGTAATGGCAACTGTAACGGTAACGGTAAATGTTTGGAGGATTACGTTAGGGCTTGGAATCAGAACAAATTGGACTCTGGCGTCTCCCTCTCCCGTTGCTTCCTTCCTTTCCTCGTTTCCGCTAAGAAAATC GCTGAATGTCGTGTTTGTCATCACTTTATCTTCCCCGAGGAAGAGGTATCATGCTCGGTTCGTAACTGTGGAGTAGTTTATCACTTTGTATGTGCAAaggaaacatttcacatttccAATCGAAAGAACTTTAAGTGTCCACAACAT GCATGCTTTGTTTGCAGACAGAATTTTCATTGGCGGTGTGTGCGATGCTCAATGGCATCACATGATAAATGTGGTCCATGGCCAGATAAAGTAATTCATTTGACAGAGCAACCCAGACGGGCAGTATGTTGGAGGCATCCAACTGACTGGCGGCTGGATAAGAAG CATTTAATCCCAGCAAGTGATATTGAG GAAGTATTTTCTCGCTTGCCTCTACCATATATTGAGGAGGAGTTTAAGATCGACACAACATGGAAATTTCTGATTGAGAATAATTTAGAGCCACCTCCCTACGTGCATATCAGGCGCA ATGTTTATCTTGTCAAAAAGAAGCGTGATGATGCTGATAATGACGTGGGATGTACAAATTGTAGTTCATGTTGTGAGAACTGTGTATGCAG GGTTCAATGCATAAGCTGCTCAAGGGCTTGCCGTTGCTCTGGAAATTGCACCAACAGGCCATTTCGAAGggataaaaagattaaaattgtCAAG ACTGAATATTGTGGTTGGGGAGTAGAGGCAGCTGAGCTGATAAACAAGGGCGAATTTGTAATTGAGTATATTGGCGAAG TAATTGATGATAGACTCTGTGAACAAAGGCTTTGGGACATGAAATACAAAGGTGTGCAGAACTTCTACATGTGTGAAATTCGTAAAGACTTCACAATTGATGCAACTTTTAAGGGAAATACATCTCGTTTTCTAAATCACGGTTGTGATCCCAACTGTATTCTGGAAAAATG GTAG
- the LOC126675233 gene encoding AP2-like ethylene-responsive transcription factor At1g16060 produces the protein MGKHNQIKTVTNNNNNNATTTTYSNGVTKAKRTRRSVPRDSPPQRSSIYRGVTRHRWTGRYEAHLWDKNCWNESQNKKGRQVYLGAYDDEEAAAHAYDLAALKYWGQETILNFPLLTYENEWKEMENQSREEYIGSLRRKSSGFSRGVSKYRGVARHHHNGRWEARIGRVFGNKYLYLGTYATQEEAATAYDMAAIEYRGLNAVTNFDLSRYIKWLKPNQNDNINNFNDKKLPNPIPNVSTHQSTPTPKPNSDQDLALSFVHTQQTYQPSTASQITTLLADPPRPATNATSALGLLLQSSKFKEMMEMTLMADNGPLTPPPELEQPQSRFPEDIQTFFECQDSSSYGDGSNDMIFGDLNSFVPQMFQCDF, from the exons ATGGGGAAGCATAACCAAATTAAGACTGtgacaaataataataataacaatgcTACTACTACTACTTATAGCAATGGAGTTACGAAGGCGAAACGTACACGAAGAAGCGTGCCAAGAGACTCTCCGCCTCAACGTAGCTCGATTTATCGAGGGGTTACTAG ACATCGATGGACCGGCCGATATGAAGCTCATTTGTGGGATAAGAATTGTTGGAATGAATCGCAGAATAAAAAAGGGAGACAAG TCTATCTTG GTGCATATGATGATGAAGAAGCAGCAGCACATGCTTATGACTTAGCAGCACTCAAATACTGGGGCCAAGAGACAATTCTTAACTTTCCG TTATTGACCTATGAAAATGAATGGAAAGAAATGGAAAATCAATCTAGAGAAGAATACATCGGATCATTGAGAAG GAAAAGCAGCGGGTTTTCTAGGGGAGTATCAAAATATAGAGGTGTGGCGAG ACATCATCACAATGGTAGATGGGAAGCTCGAATTGGCAGAGTATTTGGCAACAAATACCTATATCTTGGGACTTATG CAACTCAAGAGGAAGCTGCGACGGCGTATGATATGGCAGCGATCGAGTACCGTGGATTAAATGCGGTCACCAATTTCGATCTCAGTCGCTATATCAAATGGCTTAAACCTAATCAAAATGATAACATCAACAATTTTAACGACAAAAAACTCCCTAACCCTATCCCTAATGTAAGCACCCACCAATCTACCCCTACCCCTAAACCTAACTCTGACCAAGATCTCGCACTAAGCTTCGTTCATACCCAGCAAACCTACCAACCTTCAACCGCGAGCCAAATTACTACACTATTAGCAGATCCGCCAAGGCCAGCAACCAATGCCACGTCAGCCCTAGGGTTACTGCTTCAATCATCAAAGTTTAAGGAGATGATGGAGATGACATTAATGGCGGATAATGGTCCTTTGACTCCTCCGCCGGAGTTAGAACAGCCCCAATCTAGATTCCCGGAAGATATTCAAACATTCTTTGAGTGCCAAGATTCAAGCAGTTATGGAGACGGATCGAATGATATGATTTTTGGTGACCTTAACTCATTTGTTCCACAAATGTTTCAGTGCGACTTCTGA
- the LOC126662716 gene encoding heptahelical transmembrane protein 3 isoform X2: protein MRRNNQGKTAKMTTKTEAIKKKKEEKFERNLVKYKELPEYLQDNEFILDYYRCEWPLKDALFSFFTLHNESLNIWTHVVGFLIFLGLMMMSFMENTQFGSFSRSQVYDPLMNMMRSSSQPLNVSGNNHFFPDSQYLRHISFQSLLQIHNQDGTEAIPRWPWFVFLSGAMGCLICSSVSHLLACHSKRFSLFFWRLDYAGISLMIVCSFFPPIYYAFYCNPFPRIFYITSITVVGILAMITLLAPAFSSARYRPFRATLFLFMGLSGVIPAVHVVCLHWGNPHIYVSLGYELLMGLLYAIGVGFYVSRVPERWKPGAFDIAGHSHQIFHVLVVLAALSHTAATLVILDFRKRSPACTF from the exons ATGAGGAGAAATAATCAAGGAAAAACGGCAAAGATGACGACGAAAACAGAGGCGattaagaagaagaaggaggagaaaTTTGAACGGAACTTAGTGAAATACAAAGAGTTACCGGAATATTTGCAAGATAATGAGTTTATATTGGATTATTATCGATGCGAGTGGCCATTAAAAGACGCTTTATTCAGCTTCTTTACATTGCATAACGAATCGCTAAACATCTGGAC GCACGTCGTtggatttttgatatttttgggaTTAATGATGATGAGTTTTATGGAGAATACACAGTTCGGAAGCTTCag CAGAAGCCAAGTTTATGATCCTTTGATGAATATGATGAGAAGTAGTAGTCAGCCACTTAATGTCTCCGGTAACAATCATTTTTTTCCG GATTCACAGTACCTGAGACACATTTCATTTCAGTCATTACTTCAAATCCATAATCAAGACGGAACTGAAGCTATTCCGAGATGGCCATGGTTTGTTTTCTTGTCGGGGGCAATGGGATGCTTAATTTGCAGCTCAGTTTCTCATCTCCTTGCTTGtcattccaagcgtttcagcctTTTCTTTTGGCGCCTGGATTACGCCGGAATTTCTCTTATGATTGTTTGCTCATTCTTTCCTCCAATCTATTATGCATTTTACTGCAACCCTTTTCCGCGTATCTTTTACATTACTTCCATAACTGTCGTCGGCATTCTTGCGATGATTACGCTCCTTGCGCCTGCTTTCTCTTCTGCTCGTTACAGACCTTTCCGGGCTACCCTGTTTCTCTTCATGGGATTATCAGGTGTTATTCCTGCAGTTCATGTAGTTTGTCTCCACTGGGGCAATCCACATATATATGTATCACTCGGCTACGAGCTTCTTATGGGCCTTTTATATGCTATTGGAGTCGGATTTTACGTTAGCAGAGTACCTGAACGCTGGAAACCTGGGGCTTTTGACATTGCAGGACACAGCCATCAGATTTTTCATGTTCTTGTTGTTCTAGCTGCCCTTTCTCATACTGCTGCTACACTTGTAATTCTGGATTTTCGCAAAAGATCTCCTGCCTGTACATTTTAG
- the LOC126666259 gene encoding histone-lysine N-methyltransferase ASHR3 isoform X1, protein MPDLGNAMSLTLTRCSSLENHQLDLPSTTATAAIQSPVKTLVKDFDCNWEQQNQNQNSLLLPCNVNNSIKVLKRKKAGASGSGNGNCNGNGKCLEDYVRAWNQNKLDSGVSLSRCFLPFLVSAKKIAECRVCHHFIFPEEEVSCSVRNCGVVYHFVCAKETFHISNRKNFKCPQHACFVCRQNFHWRCVRCSMASHDKCGPWPDKVIHLTEQPRRAVCWRHPTDWRLDKKHLIPASDIEEVFSRLPLPYIEEEFKIDTTWKFLIENNLEPPPYVHIRRNVYLVKKKRDDADNDVGCTNCSSCCENCVCRVQCISCSRACRCSGNCTNRPFRRDKKIKIVKTEYCGWGVEAAELINKGEFVIEYIGEVIDDRLCEQRLWDMKYKGVQNFYMCEIRKDFTIDATFKGNTSRFLNHGCDPNCILEKWQVEGETRVGVFAARAIKVGEPLTYDYRFVQFGPEVKCHCGAANCQGYLGTKKKICKLKIGWGTKRRRSATACLAIITE, encoded by the exons ATGCCAGATTTGGGAAATGCAATGTCTCTCACTCTCACGCGCTGCTCTTCTCTCGAGAATCATCAATTAGATTTACCATCAACAACGGCAACGGCAGCAATTCAATCTCCGGTCAAAACCCTAGTCAAAGACTTTGACTGCAATTGGGAGCAGCAAAACCAGAATCAGAACTCTCTACTACTTCCTTGCAATGTTAACAATTCAATTAAGGTTTTAAAGCGGAAGAAAGCAGGAGCAAGTGGTAGTGGTAATGGCAACTGTAACGGTAACGGTAAATGTTTGGAGGATTACGTTAGGGCTTGGAATCAGAACAAATTGGACTCTGGCGTCTCCCTCTCCCGTTGCTTCCTTCCTTTCCTCGTTTCCGCTAAGAAAATC GCTGAATGTCGTGTTTGTCATCACTTTATCTTCCCCGAGGAAGAGGTATCATGCTCGGTTCGTAACTGTGGAGTAGTTTATCACTTTGTATGTGCAAaggaaacatttcacatttccAATCGAAAGAACTTTAAGTGTCCACAACAT GCATGCTTTGTTTGCAGACAGAATTTTCATTGGCGGTGTGTGCGATGCTCAATGGCATCACATGATAAATGTGGTCCATGGCCAGATAAAGTAATTCATTTGACAGAGCAACCCAGACGGGCAGTATGTTGGAGGCATCCAACTGACTGGCGGCTGGATAAGAAG CATTTAATCCCAGCAAGTGATATTGAG GAAGTATTTTCTCGCTTGCCTCTACCATATATTGAGGAGGAGTTTAAGATCGACACAACATGGAAATTTCTGATTGAGAATAATTTAGAGCCACCTCCCTACGTGCATATCAGGCGCA ATGTTTATCTTGTCAAAAAGAAGCGTGATGATGCTGATAATGACGTGGGATGTACAAATTGTAGTTCATGTTGTGAGAACTGTGTATGCAG GGTTCAATGCATAAGCTGCTCAAGGGCTTGCCGTTGCTCTGGAAATTGCACCAACAGGCCATTTCGAAGggataaaaagattaaaattgtCAAG ACTGAATATTGTGGTTGGGGAGTAGAGGCAGCTGAGCTGATAAACAAGGGCGAATTTGTAATTGAGTATATTGGCGAAG TAATTGATGATAGACTCTGTGAACAAAGGCTTTGGGACATGAAATACAAAGGTGTGCAGAACTTCTACATGTGTGAAATTCGTAAAGACTTCACAATTGATGCAACTTTTAAGGGAAATACATCTCGTTTTCTAAATCACGGTTGTGATCCCAACTGTATTCTGGAAAAATG GCAGGTAGAGGGAGAGACACGAGTAGGTGTATTTGCTGCTCGTGCGATTAAAGTTGGGGAACCATTGACTTATGATTACAG ATTTGTGCAATTTGGACCAGAGGTAAAGTGCCATTGTGGTGCTGCCAACTGTCAAGGTTATCTTGGGACCAAAAAGAAGATTTGTAAGTTGAAAATTGGCTGGGGTACAAAACGGAGGAGATCGGCAACTGCTTGCTTAGCTATCATAACTGAATGA
- the LOC126664716 gene encoding gamma-glutamyl peptidase 5-like — protein sequence MVRETSEKRYGVLLAARDSEYVNKVYGGYFNVFIAAFGEEGEKWELFRVVDGEFPDIDELHKFDGFVVSGSPYDAYGNDCWILKLCFLLQTLDFMQKKVLGICFGHQVLCRALGGKVGKATTGWDIGLRKVRIVNDMPPTNFQTNLTEIPSSLSIIKIHQDEVWEVPLGAEVIAFSDKIGVEMFSIGDHILGIQGHPEYTKDILFNLIDRLLTNNSIQIDIAENAKMGLEIAEPDRKCWERICGNFLKGRYIDYC from the exons ATGGTGAGGGAAACATCAGAGAAAAGATACGGAGTTTTGCTAGCAGCAAGAGACTCAGAATACGTGAACAAAGTGTACGGAGGATATTTTAATGTGTTTATCGCAGCTTTTGGCGAAGAAGGAGAAAAATGGGAGTTATTTAGGGTTGTTGATGGAGAGTTTCCTGACATTGATGAGCTTCACAAATTTGATGGTTTTGTAGTTAGTGGAAGCCCTTATGATGCTTATGGTAATGACTGTTGGATTCTCAAGCTTTGTTTCCTTTTGCAAACTTTGGATTTCATGCAAAAGAAAGTTCTTGGAATTTGCTTTGGCCATCAg GTATTGTGTAGGGCATTGGGTGGGAAGGTAGGAAAAGCAACAACAGGATGGGATATTGGGCTAAGAAAAGTGAGAATAGTGAATGATATGCCACCAACTAACTTCCAAACTAACTTAACTGAAATCCCATCGTCTCTATCAATTATAAAGATCCATCAAGATGAAGTTTGGGAAGTTCCATTAGGAGCTGAAGTCATTGCATTCTCTGATAAAATTGGTGTGGAAATGTTTTCAATTGGAGATCACATTTTGGGTATTCAAGGTCATCCTGAGTACACTAAAGACATTCTTTTTAATCTCATCGACCGCCTTCTTACCAATAACTCGATACAG ATTGATATTGCTGAGAATGCAAAGATGGGATTGGAAATAGCTGAACCAGATAGGAAATGTTGGGAAAGGATTTGCGGAAATTTTCTTAAGGGGAGATATATAGATTATTGTTAA